A stretch of the Rhizobium sullae genome encodes the following:
- a CDS encoding MBL fold metallo-hydrolase gives MNLDITPQPARSVPEELVPSRYAVRIGEIDVLVVSDGVLPLPTVMLGHNADPAARAAWLGDMFLPPDAFDWALNVVVVRSGGQTILIDAGLGLDPDLNLPRAGQLIKRLEAAGIDLASVTDVVLTHMHMDHVGGLLVDGVKERLNPDLRIHVAAAEVKFWKSPDFSRVSMPAGFPDALRAAAKRFSKEYQSQLRLFEDEHEVAPGVVVSRTGGHTPGHSVVRVASGNDRLMFAGDAVFAVGFDHPDWHNGFEHDPEEAARVRVRLLQELAASGELLVATHMPFPSVGHVAVDGNAFRWVPVFWDY, from the coding sequence ATGAATCTGGACATTACCCCACAACCCGCTAGGTCGGTACCCGAAGAGTTGGTTCCGTCGCGCTACGCGGTGCGGATCGGCGAGATTGACGTGCTGGTTGTCAGCGATGGAGTACTGCCGCTCCCAACCGTGATGTTGGGCCACAACGCCGACCCGGCCGCCCGGGCCGCCTGGCTGGGCGACATGTTCCTGCCGCCGGACGCCTTCGACTGGGCGCTGAACGTGGTCGTCGTGCGCAGCGGCGGGCAGACCATACTCATCGACGCTGGGCTGGGACTCGACCCGGACTTGAACCTGCCGCGGGCCGGGCAGTTGATAAAGCGACTGGAGGCCGCCGGCATCGATCTTGCATCCGTGACCGACGTGGTGCTGACCCACATGCACATGGACCACGTTGGCGGGCTGCTCGTCGACGGGGTGAAGGAACGGCTGAATCCGGACCTGCGGATCCATGTGGCCGCGGCCGAGGTCAAATTTTGGAAGTCGCCCGATTTCTCGCGCGTCTCGATGCCGGCGGGCTTCCCGGACGCGCTTCGGGCGGCCGCCAAGCGGTTCAGCAAAGAGTACCAGAGCCAGCTGCGGTTGTTCGAGGATGAGCACGAGGTGGCGCCGGGCGTGGTCGTCTCTCGGACCGGCGGCCACACCCCCGGGCACAGCGTGGTCCGCGTGGCCTCAGGCAACGACCGGCTGATGTTTGCCGGCGACGCCGTGTTCGCGGTCGGCTTCGACCACCCCGACTGGCACAACGGTTTCGAACATGACCCCGAGGAGGCTGCCCGCGTTCGGGTCCGGCTTTTGCAGGAGCTGGCAGCGAGCGGCGAACTGCTGGTGGCAACTCATATGCCGTTTCCTTCCGTTGGCCACGTCGCAGTCGACGGCAACGCCTTTCGTTGGGTACCGGTCTTCTGGGACTACTGA
- a CDS encoding response regulator — protein MSEEKTVVAIVDDDPRVLESLEELLESAGYVARSFSSAGSLLASGLSGVDVLITDIGMPGMDGFELRDLVREAHPELPVFLITGRHEIADQGRAQGISGFFRKPFDGRVLLAAIGDALRD, from the coding sequence ATGAGCGAAGAAAAAACTGTCGTGGCGATTGTTGATGATGACCCACGGGTACTTGAGTCGCTGGAAGAACTGCTGGAGTCCGCGGGCTACGTGGCCCGCAGCTTCTCGTCGGCGGGATCGCTCCTTGCTAGCGGACTGTCGGGCGTGGATGTGCTCATTACCGACATTGGAATGCCGGGCATGGACGGCTTTGAACTTCGTGATCTGGTGAGGGAGGCACATCCGGAACTGCCCGTGTTCTTGATCACTGGCCGCCACGAGATAGCGGATCAGGGCCGTGCCCAAGGCATTAGCGGATTTTTCCGCAAGCCTTTCGATGGCCGGGTACTACTTGCGGCCATCGGAGACGCCTTACGCGATTGA
- a CDS encoding SDR family oxidoreductase: MKIVVIGGTGLIGSKTVERLRKKGHEVLAASPNSGVNTITGEGLAEALAGAQVVVDLANSPSFEEKAALEFFETSGRNLFAAEKAAGVRHHVALSVVGTERLQEMGYFRGKMAQEKLIRSSGIPYTIVHATQFYEFIGAIAQSGTTGTTVRLSPGALQPIAADNVADAMADVALAEPLNGMIEIAGPERAPLSEFVTRFLKATNDPRNIVVDPHARYFEVEIDDRTLVPDEGARLGAIRFEEWLSHSTQQK; this comes from the coding sequence ATGAAAATCGTCGTCATCGGTGGCACCGGGCTGATCGGGTCTAAGACCGTGGAGAGGCTGCGTAAGAAAGGCCATGAAGTCCTGGCCGCATCGCCGAATTCAGGCGTCAACACCATAACCGGTGAAGGTCTGGCCGAGGCTCTTGCCGGCGCGCAAGTGGTCGTCGATCTGGCGAACTCGCCGTCATTCGAGGAAAAGGCCGCTCTGGAGTTTTTCGAGACATCCGGGCGTAATCTCTTCGCAGCTGAAAAGGCAGCAGGCGTTCGTCATCACGTCGCACTGTCCGTCGTCGGCACCGAGCGGCTGCAGGAAATGGGCTATTTCCGCGGCAAGATGGCTCAGGAGAAGCTGATCAGGAGCTCCGGAATTCCCTACACGATCGTTCACGCCACGCAGTTCTACGAATTCATAGGCGCCATCGCCCAATCCGGAACCACGGGGACGACTGTTCGACTGTCGCCGGGCGCCCTGCAGCCGATTGCAGCCGATAATGTCGCCGATGCCATGGCCGACGTGGCCCTGGCAGAGCCCTTGAACGGCATGATCGAAATCGCCGGTCCGGAGCGGGCACCTCTCAGCGAATTCGTCACGCGCTTTTTGAAAGCGACGAACGACCCGCGCAACATCGTGGTCGATCCGCATGCCCGCTATTTCGAGGTGGAGATCGACGATCGGACGCTCGTTCCGGACGAGGGAGCCCGTCTCGGGGCAATCCGCTTCGAAGAATGGCTCAGCCATTCCACACAACAGAAATAG
- a CDS encoding MASE1 domain-containing protein: protein MMRLWSHRPQFLHLGLFVVAYMLGCGFAQSLAIVPGTGISIWPPSGLFIATLVLASGYSWPWWVLGGCLAELFSNFLWFHSPLPAAVLIYVGNALEAAVGAWLVNRTCRRPVRLETLQEVLAFVVLAAGVAPTIGATVGSATLAWFGIQSQTFAAAWPLWWIGDATGILIVAPLALVVFQNWRGKAQLSAARWMEACVLGLIFLGVAALSLSGYLPFAYIIMPPLLWAAARFEFRGAAVALTLLALITAVFTISGASQFAGDPESQKHKQIMLQLFLAISAFSALIVAAISRQHQLALLTLRQSVEALRDRERELSQLVDMVPVQIRRLTPEGKPTFFNKRLLDFFGLNDVAQLDRPDMSRLAAAIQTLVHPEDAACLLETVRHSLATGEPYAMKYRMRRADGAYRWVDGRGEPLRDEGGVIVQWYAISIDIDDEVRAQEALRQSERQLRQLIDAVPALIWSATPEGTPSYINKRLMDTVGVTLEDLTAPDASRSLADVHPEDRQAVGQALTRSFETGTTFAMKYRQQRSDGTYRWTEGRADPLRDPDGRIVQWYGVCLDIDDLVTAQEALQQSERRYRDLFHYMPIGLTQVDASKLVPLFKELRAKGVTELQTYIDEHPEFLPRALEALEVEEVNQHIIEMFGAKNAEEMHLPITRYWQPSISTIRRSIEARYRGEEVFREETQVARMDGSVIDVLFTTARPGAVADKSLVGFIDITERKKAEKALRNREREFSQLVDMVPSLLWRLSPEGEPVFFSKRMIEFFGLDVGDYDRPGSSGLAAAIAALVHPDDATRLAEALNHSFATGEAFSLNYRLRRADGIYRWMSSRAEPLRDESGRILQWYGLCHDIEDQVHAEEALRERERFLWELVETLPALIDCVAPDGEPVYRSQQLREFLGYELEELDSKGKSRLDGALDAGVHPDDIAGVKEQYAHSLATGEPYAQRHRLRRFDGEYRWVETRAAPMRNAEGAIVQWNVICLDIDGEVRAQEKLLLTQESLARANQAASLAELSASIAHEVNQPLSAVMNYSSACQRWLTAEPPNIERAQKTVERIIHSANSAADVVSRIRALFKQSADTRDCTTLDGVIAEARDLLAEEASRRRVRMDIAVGRALRLVAFDRVQIQQVLINLIRNGMDAMATVPNDRILRIRVNQVGDVVRIEISDSGRGVQFPDRIFEPFFTTKEQGMGMGLAICRSIVEAHGGQLWTEKNQPYGAMFIFTLPAEVNSLHDERSSMRIQNG, encoded by the coding sequence ATGATGCGCCTCTGGTCGCACCGCCCCCAATTCCTGCACCTGGGGCTTTTTGTTGTGGCCTATATGTTGGGATGCGGATTTGCTCAGTCGCTTGCAATCGTACCTGGAACAGGTATTTCCATTTGGCCTCCGAGCGGGCTTTTCATTGCTACGCTTGTCCTGGCCTCCGGGTACAGCTGGCCATGGTGGGTGCTGGGGGGCTGTCTGGCTGAGCTGTTCAGCAATTTCTTGTGGTTCCACAGTCCGCTGCCCGCGGCCGTCCTGATCTATGTCGGCAACGCTCTTGAAGCAGCGGTCGGCGCGTGGCTCGTGAACCGGACCTGCAGGCGTCCGGTTCGGCTGGAAACCTTGCAGGAAGTTCTCGCATTCGTCGTCCTGGCCGCTGGAGTTGCGCCAACCATTGGCGCGACGGTGGGAAGTGCGACTCTTGCGTGGTTTGGCATACAATCGCAAACTTTCGCGGCGGCTTGGCCTTTATGGTGGATCGGGGATGCCACCGGGATCCTGATCGTAGCGCCACTGGCGCTGGTCGTGTTCCAGAACTGGCGCGGCAAGGCCCAGCTTTCGGCCGCGCGATGGATGGAAGCTTGCGTCCTTGGGCTGATCTTTCTTGGTGTCGCCGCCCTTTCCTTGAGCGGTTACCTGCCCTTCGCCTACATCATCATGCCGCCTCTTCTTTGGGCCGCGGCGCGCTTTGAGTTTCGAGGCGCCGCCGTCGCCTTGACCCTCCTTGCTCTGATCACGGCGGTATTCACAATATCCGGCGCCAGCCAATTTGCCGGCGATCCCGAGTCCCAGAAGCACAAGCAGATCATGCTGCAGCTTTTTCTAGCCATCTCGGCATTTTCGGCGCTCATCGTAGCCGCTATATCCAGGCAGCATCAGCTGGCGCTGCTCACATTGCGCCAAAGCGTGGAGGCATTGCGCGACCGGGAGCGGGAGCTCTCGCAGCTCGTGGATATGGTCCCCGTCCAGATCAGGCGTCTGACGCCCGAAGGCAAGCCGACCTTCTTCAACAAGCGCTTGCTTGACTTCTTCGGTTTGAACGACGTAGCGCAGTTGGATAGGCCAGACATGAGCCGGCTGGCGGCAGCCATACAGACTCTCGTCCATCCCGAAGATGCGGCGTGCCTGCTCGAGACAGTCCGCCACTCCCTCGCCACCGGCGAGCCCTACGCCATGAAGTATCGCATGCGTCGTGCGGACGGCGCATACCGCTGGGTTGATGGCCGCGGGGAGCCGTTGCGGGATGAAGGCGGCGTGATTGTGCAATGGTACGCAATTTCCATCGACATCGACGACGAGGTGCGCGCACAGGAAGCATTGCGCCAAAGCGAGCGGCAGCTTCGGCAGCTCATCGACGCCGTGCCCGCTCTGATCTGGAGCGCGACGCCTGAAGGAACGCCGTCCTACATCAACAAACGGCTCATGGATACGGTCGGCGTCACCCTGGAAGACTTGACCGCGCCGGACGCGTCGCGGTCCCTGGCCGATGTCCATCCCGAAGACAGGCAGGCGGTGGGGCAAGCGCTGACGCGCTCGTTCGAGACGGGTACCACCTTCGCAATGAAGTATCGCCAGCAGCGGTCAGATGGAACCTATCGCTGGACAGAGGGGCGTGCGGACCCGCTGCGCGACCCGGACGGCCGGATCGTGCAATGGTATGGCGTCTGCCTCGATATAGATGACCTGGTGACCGCTCAGGAGGCCTTGCAGCAAAGCGAGCGCCGCTACCGTGACCTCTTCCACTATATGCCGATCGGGCTCACGCAGGTGGACGCCAGCAAACTGGTTCCCTTGTTCAAGGAGTTGCGTGCAAAGGGAGTGACGGAACTCCAAACGTACATTGACGAGCACCCCGAATTCCTGCCGCGCGCACTGGAAGCTCTGGAGGTTGAAGAGGTCAACCAACATATCATCGAGATGTTCGGCGCGAAAAATGCGGAGGAGATGCACCTGCCAATTACCCGCTACTGGCAGCCGAGCATTTCCACCATACGCCGCTCGATTGAGGCGCGTTATCGCGGCGAGGAGGTCTTCCGGGAAGAGACCCAGGTGGCGCGAATGGACGGCAGCGTCATCGACGTCCTGTTCACCACCGCCCGTCCCGGCGCTGTCGCCGACAAGAGTCTGGTCGGCTTTATCGATATCACAGAGCGCAAGAAGGCAGAGAAGGCATTGCGTAACCGGGAGCGGGAGTTCTCGCAGCTCGTCGACATGGTTCCGAGCCTGCTCTGGCGATTAAGCCCGGAGGGCGAACCGGTCTTCTTCAGCAAACGCATGATCGAATTCTTCGGTTTGGACGTAGGGGATTACGATAGGCCGGGATCAAGCGGGCTAGCTGCGGCCATTGCGGCTCTCGTCCATCCCGATGATGCAACCCGGCTGGCGGAGGCGCTCAACCACTCATTCGCTACAGGTGAGGCCTTTTCCCTTAACTATCGCCTGCGTCGTGCGGATGGGATTTATCGCTGGATGTCGAGCCGCGCGGAGCCGCTGCGGGATGAGAGCGGACGTATCCTCCAGTGGTACGGCCTCTGTCACGACATCGAAGATCAAGTGCATGCCGAGGAGGCGCTGCGCGAGAGAGAACGCTTTCTCTGGGAGCTGGTTGAAACGCTGCCGGCCTTGATCGATTGTGTCGCACCGGATGGCGAGCCGGTCTATCGCAGCCAGCAGTTGCGCGAATTCCTCGGGTACGAGCTTGAAGAATTGGACAGCAAGGGAAAATCCCGGTTAGACGGCGCACTGGATGCCGGTGTTCATCCCGACGACATCGCGGGAGTTAAGGAGCAGTACGCCCATTCGTTGGCGACCGGCGAGCCGTATGCGCAGAGGCATCGTCTGCGGCGGTTCGATGGAGAATATCGCTGGGTCGAGACGCGCGCCGCCCCGATGCGAAACGCCGAGGGCGCCATCGTGCAGTGGAATGTCATCTGCCTGGACATCGACGGTGAGGTTCGAGCGCAGGAAAAGTTGCTTCTAACGCAAGAGAGTCTCGCACGCGCGAACCAGGCGGCGAGTCTTGCCGAGCTCTCGGCATCCATCGCCCATGAGGTCAATCAACCGCTGTCTGCCGTGATGAACTATTCGAGCGCCTGCCAGCGTTGGCTTACGGCTGAACCGCCGAATATCGAGCGGGCACAAAAAACGGTGGAGCGCATCATTCATAGCGCAAACTCCGCCGCCGACGTTGTCAGTCGCATCCGCGCCTTGTTCAAGCAATCCGCAGACACGAGGGACTGTACGACGCTCGACGGTGTGATCGCCGAGGCGCGCGATCTCCTGGCGGAGGAGGCATCACGTCGTCGCGTCCGCATGGATATAGCGGTCGGGCGCGCGCTTCGGCTTGTCGCGTTCGATCGTGTCCAGATTCAACAGGTTCTGATCAATCTCATCCGCAACGGCATGGATGCGATGGCTACTGTTCCGAATGACAGGATTCTTCGGATACGTGTAAACCAAGTTGGGGACGTGGTTCGGATCGAGATCAGCGACTCCGGCCGGGGCGTCCAATTTCCCGACAGAATATTCGAGCCGTTCTTTACGACGAAAGAGCAAGGGATGGGTATGGGGCTGGCGATCTGCCGTTCAATTGTCGAGGCACACGGTGGACAGTTATGGACGGAGAAAAACCAACCGTATGGCGCGATGTTCATCTTCACGTTGCCGGCTGAAGTGAACAGTCTCCATGACGAAAGATCGTCAATGCGGATCCAGAATGGATGA
- a CDS encoding SDR family NAD(P)-dependent oxidoreductase → MQHLKDKVAVITGGNSGIGKATARLFAQEGAQVVITGRRQDVVDQAVNEIGHGAVGVVGDVADIEHHRTLAETVKNRFGGLDIYIANAAIINLTASGNATPEDYDRHFAINTRGVFFGVQAIEPVIRDGGSIIVTSSLAATKVLPDHTVYAGSKAAVAAFAKNWAIEFKHRRIRVNILSPGPVDTAILGKLGVSEADRPAFEHHMASLIPAGRLGQPEELARAALFLASEGGSFVNGIELHVDGGMTLA, encoded by the coding sequence ATGCAGCATCTGAAAGACAAGGTCGCCGTCATCACGGGCGGTAACAGCGGCATCGGCAAGGCAACTGCGCGCCTGTTCGCGCAAGAAGGGGCGCAGGTCGTCATCACCGGCCGGCGCCAGGACGTCGTCGATCAAGCGGTGAACGAAATCGGCCATGGCGCTGTCGGTGTCGTTGGTGATGTTGCCGACATCGAACACCATCGAACGCTTGCCGAGACGGTGAAGAACCGCTTTGGCGGCCTGGACATCTATATAGCCAATGCCGCGATCATCAATCTCACTGCTTCCGGCAATGCGACGCCGGAAGACTATGACCGGCATTTCGCCATTAATACGCGCGGGGTGTTCTTCGGCGTACAAGCGATCGAGCCGGTGATCCGCGATGGCGGCAGCATCATCGTCACGAGTTCCCTGGCAGCTACCAAGGTTCTGCCGGATCACACCGTCTATGCCGGCTCGAAAGCTGCTGTCGCCGCGTTCGCGAAGAACTGGGCGATCGAGTTCAAGCACCGAAGGATCCGCGTCAATATTTTGAGCCCGGGACCGGTCGATACCGCTATTCTCGGAAAACTTGGAGTTTCGGAAGCTGATCGCCCGGCATTCGAACATCACATGGCTTCGCTTATCCCGGCGGGCCGCCTGGGACAACCGGAAGAACTGGCGCGCGCCGCTCTCTTCCTCGCCTCCGAGGGGGGAAGTTTCGTCAATGGTATCGAACTGCATGTCGATGGCGGCATGACTTTGGCTTGA
- a CDS encoding cupin domain-containing protein codes for MIKALLYAVTLAAASVTAAMANDEAANVKVVYDQPLPNVPGKSIKGVLVEYEPGGTSPAHTHPNSAFIYATVLEGAIRSQVNDGPVVTYKTGESWSEFPGDRHSVSENASTTERARLLAVFVLDANETNLATYEK; via the coding sequence ATGATCAAGGCACTCCTGTACGCGGTGACGCTAGCCGCCGCTTCCGTGACCGCAGCAATGGCTAATGATGAGGCGGCAAACGTAAAGGTCGTCTACGACCAGCCGCTTCCAAACGTGCCCGGCAAGAGCATCAAGGGCGTACTCGTCGAATACGAGCCAGGCGGCACTTCGCCTGCTCATACGCATCCGAACTCCGCCTTCATCTACGCGACGGTTCTCGAAGGGGCGATCCGGAGCCAGGTCAATGACGGGCCGGTGGTCACCTATAAGACCGGCGAGAGCTGGTCGGAATTTCCGGGTGACCGCCACAGCGTCAGCGAAAATGCCAGCACGACGGAGCGTGCTCGCTTGCTTGCCGTGTTCGTCCTCGACGCGAACGAGACCAACCTGGCGACCTACGAGAAATGA
- a CDS encoding alpha/beta fold hydrolase: MENIELANLTRRSLGGVALGLMATGIPGKSARAAQGTEEAKAGQTQGATLEASKRIDAGDLNVAYADLGPPEGSPILLLHGWPYDINSFVEVAPLLADHGHRVIVPYLRGYGATTFLSDKTKRNGQQSALALDVVKLMDALKIEKATIAGFDWGARTADIIAALWPNRCKALVSVSGHLIGSQSAGKKPLPPSAELQWWYQYYFATDRGREGYQKYTNDFAKLIWRLASPRWTFDDATFDRSAAAFSNPDHVEIVVHNYRWRLGLAQGEKRFDKYEAKLADAPDIEVPAITLEGDANGAPHPDPKAYAGKFKAKYEHRLISGGIGHNLPQEAPEAFAKAVIDAETWA; the protein is encoded by the coding sequence ATGGAAAACATTGAACTCGCGAACCTGACCCGCCGATCGCTCGGCGGCGTCGCCCTTGGGCTGATGGCGACAGGAATACCTGGAAAGAGCGCCCGAGCGGCTCAGGGCACCGAAGAAGCGAAAGCTGGCCAAACGCAGGGCGCGACATTGGAGGCCAGCAAGCGCATTGACGCCGGCGACCTTAACGTCGCCTACGCCGATCTCGGCCCCCCCGAGGGATCACCCATACTTCTGCTACACGGCTGGCCGTACGACATCAACAGCTTCGTCGAGGTCGCGCCACTGTTGGCAGACCATGGTCATCGCGTAATCGTTCCATATCTGCGCGGATACGGCGCAACGACGTTCCTATCCGACAAGACGAAGCGCAATGGGCAGCAGTCGGCGCTCGCACTCGACGTCGTGAAGCTGATGGACGCCCTCAAGATCGAGAAGGCGACCATCGCCGGCTTTGACTGGGGAGCCAGAACTGCCGACATCATCGCGGCTCTCTGGCCGAATCGATGCAAGGCGCTCGTATCCGTCAGCGGCCACCTGATCGGCAGCCAGAGCGCGGGCAAGAAACCCCTCCCGCCGTCGGCCGAGCTTCAATGGTGGTACCAGTACTATTTCGCCACCGATCGCGGCCGCGAAGGCTACCAGAAATACACCAACGACTTCGCCAAGCTGATCTGGAGGCTGGCTTCGCCTCGCTGGACGTTCGATGACGCCACATTCGACCGGAGCGCGGCGGCCTTTTCCAATCCAGACCATGTGGAGATCGTCGTACACAACTACCGCTGGCGTCTCGGCCTGGCCCAGGGCGAGAAGCGCTTCGACAAGTATGAGGCCAAGCTTGCCGACGCCCCCGACATCGAGGTCCCGGCGATCACGCTGGAAGGCGATGCCAATGGCGCTCCTCACCCCGACCCCAAAGCGTATGCAGGAAAATTCAAGGCGAAGTACGAGCATCGGCTGATTTCGGGCGGAATCGGCCATAACCTTCCGCAAGAGGCACCCGAGGCGTTTGCCAAGGCCGTAATCGACGCCGAAACGTGGGCGTAG
- a CDS encoding cyclic nucleotide-binding domain-containing protein, translating into MLQGHLDKLASDPLAWLILLGLAGIVVWYLLSPRRANLRLVVQIAFFAAMTAALIESDISPGRFQDYRFEDTRAIFVIVAKLLWWLHLAWAIIGFVRIYLVLEGRPREARLLQDIVVGLVYLCVMLSALAFVFGVPIGTLVATSGVIAIVLGLALQNTLGDVFSGIALTLGRTYSLGDWILLADGTEGRVIASTWRSTHVLTVANNVVVLPNGVLAKLGLTNISQPDETHLLRMTVRVAPTRMPSIIEDVMQSVLAGCNSIVKEPPPQVALKGVDAVALEIELLFRVTSPSLRTQARNEVIDLFYRQCKSAGLLLAMPPSAIAFMNELPTEEGARPPEITPLSLIEAIPVFSHLTKSEKELLAQSSAVREFQKGEIIAHQGQTLPSLMIIRAGIVAMRNDEQEQRRLSPGDFFGETGLLAGMGEVCTLQALTPVTVYEIDQQSFAPLLEARPAIAEKIATTLAARADDVRHLPLPATGQERSARALLKAIRAIFRN; encoded by the coding sequence ATGCTACAGGGACATCTTGATAAACTCGCGAGCGATCCTCTCGCCTGGCTCATCCTCCTCGGGCTGGCTGGAATAGTCGTATGGTATCTGCTCTCGCCTCGACGTGCGAACCTCCGGCTGGTCGTGCAGATCGCCTTCTTTGCCGCGATGACCGCGGCTCTTATCGAGAGCGATATTTCGCCCGGCCGATTTCAAGACTATCGATTTGAAGACACTCGAGCGATCTTCGTCATCGTGGCGAAACTGCTGTGGTGGCTTCATCTGGCATGGGCCATCATCGGCTTCGTCCGCATCTATCTCGTTCTTGAAGGAAGGCCGCGCGAAGCCCGCCTTCTGCAGGATATCGTCGTCGGACTGGTCTATCTGTGCGTAATGCTATCGGCTCTCGCCTTCGTGTTCGGCGTTCCGATCGGAACGCTGGTTGCTACATCCGGCGTGATTGCTATCGTCCTCGGTCTGGCGCTCCAAAACACCCTCGGTGACGTCTTCTCGGGCATCGCCCTCACGCTCGGGCGCACCTACTCTTTGGGCGATTGGATTCTCCTTGCGGACGGAACGGAGGGACGCGTCATTGCCAGCACATGGCGGTCGACACACGTTCTCACCGTGGCAAACAATGTCGTCGTTCTGCCCAACGGCGTGCTTGCCAAACTCGGATTGACGAACATCAGCCAACCCGATGAAACGCATCTCCTCAGAATGACCGTCCGCGTCGCACCGACCAGAATGCCCTCCATCATTGAAGACGTTATGCAGTCGGTTTTGGCCGGCTGCAATTCGATCGTCAAGGAGCCGCCTCCACAGGTGGCGCTGAAGGGCGTGGACGCTGTCGCCCTGGAAATCGAGCTGCTGTTTCGGGTGACGAGCCCGTCGCTGCGGACGCAAGCCCGAAACGAGGTGATCGATCTGTTTTATCGCCAATGCAAATCCGCCGGACTGCTGTTGGCGATGCCACCGTCGGCAATCGCGTTTATGAACGAACTGCCGACGGAGGAGGGCGCCAGGCCGCCTGAGATCACGCCGCTTAGCCTCATTGAAGCGATTCCGGTTTTCTCACACCTGACGAAGTCCGAGAAGGAACTCCTGGCACAATCAAGTGCGGTCCGCGAGTTTCAGAAGGGTGAGATCATCGCTCATCAGGGTCAAACGCTGCCCTCGCTGATGATTATTCGTGCCGGGATCGTCGCAATGCGGAACGACGAGCAGGAACAGAGACGTCTTTCGCCCGGAGACTTCTTCGGCGAGACGGGCCTGCTTGCGGGAATGGGCGAGGTTTGCACGCTGCAGGCGCTCACTCCTGTCACTGTCTACGAGATCGATCAGCAGAGCTTCGCGCCGCTGCTCGAGGCCCGTCCGGCGATAGCAGAGAAGATAGCTACAACGCTCGCCGCCCGTGCCGATGACGTCCGTCATCTGCCCCTACCCGCAACAGGGCAGGAGCGGAGCGCCCGCGCGCTCCTTAAGGCAATACGGGCGATCTTCCGCAACTGA
- a CDS encoding LysR family transcriptional regulator — MPNLLSETSGLMAFVRTVEAGSFSAAARDLNTTPSAVSKSVARLEKKIGTRLFLRSTRALTLTQDGQIFFERVAPLLRDLDSSDEAIRSQAAPSGRLRISMPGELAPLLLPRLFTSFAAAYPDLHLDIGLTDRFVDLIREDYDVVLRVGDPTQGDLIVRHLSDLPMAVVASPRFLETWGSPNSAEALASLPFARFAMGGIPTSVRLADGTTFTPFGRVNCDSGTALIQAALSGLGAAYLLRCLVAGELKDGTLVDLAPEIALPKLPFNALHAFGRTAPLRVRLLCDFMATEAKAITGV, encoded by the coding sequence ATGCCAAATCTGCTGAGTGAGACGTCGGGACTGATGGCTTTTGTTCGGACTGTGGAGGCCGGCTCCTTCAGCGCGGCTGCACGCGACCTGAACACAACGCCATCTGCGGTCTCGAAGAGCGTGGCGCGGCTGGAAAAGAAAATCGGAACACGGCTCTTCCTGCGCTCCACCCGCGCCCTAACGCTCACGCAGGACGGCCAGATTTTCTTCGAACGCGTTGCGCCGCTCTTGCGAGATCTGGATTCGAGCGACGAGGCGATCAGGTCGCAGGCTGCCCCATCCGGGCGCCTGCGCATCAGCATGCCCGGCGAGCTGGCGCCCTTGCTGCTGCCCCGGCTGTTTACCAGCTTTGCGGCCGCCTATCCGGACCTGCATCTGGATATCGGACTGACGGACCGGTTCGTGGATCTGATCAGGGAGGATTACGACGTCGTGTTGCGCGTCGGTGATCCCACACAAGGGGACCTCATTGTTCGTCATCTGTCAGATCTGCCGATGGCAGTGGTTGCCTCCCCGCGTTTCCTTGAGACCTGGGGCAGTCCAAATTCGGCGGAAGCTCTGGCAAGCCTGCCCTTCGCTCGATTTGCAATGGGCGGCATACCAACGTCCGTGCGTTTGGCCGATGGAACCACGTTCACCCCCTTCGGGCGCGTCAATTGCGATTCAGGAACGGCACTGATCCAGGCGGCGCTGAGCGGACTTGGCGCGGCATATCTTCTGCGATGCCTGGTGGCCGGCGAACTGAAAGACGGGACACTGGTCGATCTCGCACCAGAGATCGCCCTTCCCAAGCTTCCCTTCAATGCCCTGCATGCCTTCGGACGCACCGCCCCCTTGCGCGTGAGGCTGCTCTGCGACTTCATGGCCACCGAAGCGAAGGCCATCACAGGGGTGTGA